The Ignatzschineria rhizosphaerae genome contains a region encoding:
- a CDS encoding iron-sulfur cluster assembly protein → MDINRDEPNFPQILFAEGVAPNEESEELVERIIDAVKKVYDPEIPVDIYELGLIYAIEFLELTENNIRVRIDMTLTAPGCPVAGEMPSWVSNAVYSIPEIKECVVDLVWEPFWTPQRMSLRAKLELNML, encoded by the coding sequence ATGGATATTAATCGTGATGAGCCAAACTTTCCGCAAATTCTCTTTGCCGAAGGTGTTGCGCCCAATGAAGAGTCAGAAGAGTTAGTAGAACGTATCATTGATGCCGTGAAAAAGGTCTACGACCCAGAGATCCCCGTAGATATTTATGAACTTGGACTAATTTACGCCATTGAGTTTTTAGAACTAACGGAAAACAATATCCGTGTGCGTATTGATATGACATTAACGGCGCCGGGTTGCCCTGTTGCTGGGGAGATGCCGAGCTGGGTTTCTAATGCAGTTTACTCAATTCCTGAAATTAAAGAGTGCGTTGTTGATCTTGTGTGGGAACCATTTTGGACGCCGCAACGGATGTCACTTCGTGCAAAGCTAGAGTTAAATATGCTCTAA
- a CDS encoding alpha/beta hydrolase family protein translates to MIDSSATISQKPYILDHLDECQKIEILSYQMPYISGIMQDTTALVFYPKTPKPKDGWRVIVWMHGTVGVSDRCAPSKNPLNKHFKLTAQSILAKGYVIIAPDYEGLGSPGIHPYLNLKSEALSAIYAINSIKTAFPQDFQGEWMVIGQSQGGQASLGTAQYANNDPYFKGAIAGAPASNLQMIGEDVLPRIFTQLYLSEQKSDIPLNERNSIHSFATILSYVAFMGVGITAIHPHYNYLQLFQPKIQHIAKKAAGSNGEDGLCLAALRDLFTADIIQFLQSNPSAQLMDYPGINDDSFKNDPVLVEFFANSQPGTKKLDKPILLIQGEKDTNVPSIATEKLAEDLKMLGSKEVSLILVPDASHTQAIIWENSALIRFIQQHMPAN, encoded by the coding sequence ATGATAGACTCAAGTGCAACAATCTCTCAAAAGCCTTATATTCTTGATCACCTAGATGAGTGTCAAAAGATCGAGATACTCTCCTATCAAATGCCTTATATATCAGGAATCATGCAAGATACAACGGCATTGGTTTTTTATCCTAAAACACCTAAACCAAAAGATGGCTGGAGAGTGATCGTTTGGATGCATGGAACCGTTGGGGTTAGTGATCGCTGCGCTCCTAGTAAAAACCCTCTTAATAAACACTTTAAGTTAACAGCGCAATCAATCCTCGCGAAGGGCTATGTCATTATTGCACCTGACTATGAAGGCCTTGGTTCTCCTGGAATCCATCCTTACTTAAACTTAAAGAGCGAAGCGCTATCGGCAATTTATGCGATTAATTCTATTAAAACAGCTTTTCCTCAAGATTTTCAAGGAGAATGGATGGTTATAGGACAATCTCAAGGAGGACAAGCCTCTCTAGGAACAGCGCAATATGCCAATAATGATCCCTATTTTAAAGGCGCTATTGCCGGCGCACCTGCCTCTAACCTACAAATGATCGGCGAAGATGTGTTGCCTAGAATATTTACCCAGCTTTATCTCTCTGAGCAAAAATCTGATATTCCCCTTAATGAGCGTAATTCTATTCACTCTTTTGCCACTATTTTGTCATATGTCGCTTTTATGGGAGTGGGTATTACGGCGATTCATCCACATTATAATTATCTGCAACTTTTTCAACCTAAAATACAACATATTGCAAAAAAAGCAGCCGGAAGTAATGGAGAAGATGGACTTTGCTTAGCAGCTTTACGGGATCTATTTACAGCAGATATCATCCAATTTTTACAATCTAATCCAAGTGCCCAGCTGATGGATTATCCAGGAATCAATGATGATTCTTTTAAAAATGATCCCGTTTTAGTAGAGTTTTTTGCAAATAGCCAGCCAGGCACTAAAAAACTCGATAAGCCTATACTCCTCATACAGGGAGAAAAAGATACTAACGTCCCTTCTATCGCCACAGAAAAGCTCGCTGAAGATCTTAAAATGCTAGGATCAAAAGAGGTCTCTTTAATACTCGTTCCAGATGCCTCACACACGCAGGCGATTATTTGGGAAAATAGCGCACTTATCCGTTTTATTCAGCAACATATGCCGGCAAACTAA
- the uvrA gene encoding excinuclease ABC subunit UvrA, whose product MEDITIQGARTHNLKDISLSLPRNKLVVITGLSGSGKSSLAFDTLYAEGQRRYVESLSSYARQFLSVMGKPDVDHISGLSPAISIEQKSTSHNPRSTVGTVTEIYDYLRLLFARIGTPHCPTHHLPLNAQTIPQMVDMTMGLSDELRLMLISPIVRNRKGEHLKLFEELKAKGFLRVRIDGTTYEIDELPEINAKQHHDIDVVVDRFRVREDIRVRLSESLETALDLSNGLAAIVDMKSEETLLQFSANYACPECGFTIAELEPRLFSFNNPEGACPSCDGLGVNQYFDPERVVAEPSLPLSNGAIRGWDRNSSYYFSMIESLGKHYGFDPDTPFEKLPKKIQKILLYGSGEEEIEFHYLSNRGQKSIRIHPFEGILNNLERRYRETDSQIVRESLTRFLAMRSCPDCEGSRLGVAAKNVLIEGKAIHQITALPISDALDWSQNVILKGAKQEIADKIFKEIQERLGFLVNVGLDYLNLSRSAETLSGGEAQRIRLASQIGAGLMGVLYVLDEPSIGLHQRDNDRLLQTLFHLRDLGNTVIVVEHDEDAILSSDYIVDIGPGAGVHGGNIVAAGTPKEVMKNKDSLTADYLSGRKKIEVPKERTKNDPKQQIKLIGASGNNLKDITASFPLGLLTCVTGVSGSGKSTLVNDTLYSSIARILNKNNSIEVAPYKKIEGLDLIDKIVNIDQSPIGRTPRSNPATYTGLFTPIREIFANTPEARARGYQPGRFSFNVKGGRCENCQGDGLIKVEMHFLPDVYVMCDECQGKRYNRETLDILYKGKSINDVLNMTVEEAYQFFDAIPVVHRRLETLMEVGLSYITLGQNATTLSGGEAQRVKLSRELSKRDTGKTVYILDEPTTGLHFHDIAQLLQVIHTLRDKGNTVIIIEHNLDVIKTADWLIDIGPEGGARGGNIIFAGTPEEITKCKESYTGKYLKPLLEKK is encoded by the coding sequence ATGGAAGATATTACAATTCAAGGTGCTCGTACGCACAATCTCAAAGATATCAGTCTCTCACTTCCCCGCAATAAGCTGGTAGTGATTACAGGTCTTTCAGGTTCAGGAAAATCCTCTTTAGCATTCGATACGCTCTACGCTGAAGGTCAGCGCCGCTATGTTGAGTCTCTCTCTTCTTATGCAAGACAATTCCTTTCTGTGATGGGAAAACCTGATGTAGACCATATTTCAGGTCTCTCACCGGCAATCTCGATTGAACAAAAATCAACCTCGCATAACCCAAGATCAACCGTTGGTACGGTCACTGAGATCTACGATTATCTTCGCCTTCTCTTTGCTCGCATTGGTACGCCTCATTGCCCAACACATCATCTACCACTTAATGCGCAAACAATCCCACAAATGGTCGATATGACGATGGGTTTATCAGATGAGCTTCGCTTAATGCTCATCTCTCCGATCGTGCGTAATCGTAAAGGCGAACACCTTAAGCTCTTTGAAGAACTCAAAGCAAAAGGCTTCTTACGTGTTCGTATTGATGGCACAACTTACGAAATTGATGAGCTACCAGAAATTAATGCCAAACAGCACCATGATATCGATGTCGTGGTTGATCGCTTTAGAGTTCGGGAAGATATCCGCGTTCGTCTCTCTGAGTCACTTGAGACAGCGCTAGATCTCTCTAACGGATTAGCGGCGATCGTCGATATGAAAAGTGAAGAGACGCTATTACAATTTTCGGCAAACTATGCCTGCCCAGAATGCGGATTTACCATTGCAGAGTTAGAGCCTCGTCTCTTCTCTTTTAATAACCCTGAAGGCGCTTGCCCTAGTTGTGATGGTCTTGGAGTAAATCAATACTTCGATCCAGAAAGAGTTGTTGCAGAACCTTCACTACCGCTTTCTAATGGTGCGATTCGTGGCTGGGACCGAAATTCAAGCTACTACTTCTCTATGATCGAATCACTTGGTAAACATTATGGATTTGATCCAGATACGCCATTTGAAAAACTCCCAAAAAAAATTCAAAAGATCCTTCTTTATGGATCAGGAGAAGAAGAGATCGAGTTCCATTACTTGAGTAATCGCGGTCAAAAATCGATCCGTATCCATCCCTTTGAAGGGATCTTAAATAATCTTGAGCGCCGTTACCGTGAAACAGACTCTCAAATAGTTCGAGAAAGCTTAACTCGCTTTCTTGCGATGCGTTCTTGTCCTGATTGTGAAGGTAGCCGTTTAGGCGTTGCGGCTAAAAATGTCCTCATTGAAGGTAAAGCCATTCATCAAATTACCGCACTCCCCATTAGTGATGCGCTTGATTGGTCGCAAAACGTGATCCTTAAAGGTGCCAAACAAGAGATTGCAGATAAGATCTTTAAAGAAATTCAAGAGCGCCTAGGCTTTCTTGTCAATGTGGGGCTTGATTACCTGAATCTCTCTCGCTCAGCTGAAACACTCTCCGGCGGTGAAGCACAACGTATTCGTCTTGCATCTCAAATTGGCGCAGGATTAATGGGCGTTTTATATGTACTTGATGAGCCTTCCATAGGACTTCATCAGCGAGATAATGATCGCTTACTACAAACCCTGTTTCATCTACGTGATCTTGGTAATACAGTGATTGTGGTTGAACATGATGAAGATGCGATTTTATCATCTGACTATATTGTCGATATTGGCCCTGGCGCCGGCGTTCATGGCGGGAATATCGTAGCAGCAGGAACACCTAAAGAGGTGATGAAAAATAAAGATTCTCTTACGGCAGATTATCTCTCTGGTCGTAAAAAAATTGAAGTTCCTAAAGAGCGTACAAAAAATGATCCTAAACAGCAGATTAAACTCATCGGCGCTTCTGGCAATAACCTTAAAGATATTACCGCATCATTCCCATTAGGCTTATTAACCTGCGTTACCGGCGTTTCAGGTTCTGGAAAATCAACGCTCGTTAATGATACGCTTTATAGCTCTATTGCGCGTATTCTTAACAAAAACAATAGCATTGAAGTTGCGCCTTACAAGAAAATTGAAGGCTTAGATCTTATTGATAAAATCGTCAATATCGATCAAAGCCCGATTGGAAGAACTCCTCGCTCTAACCCTGCTACTTATACAGGGCTCTTTACACCCATTCGAGAAATTTTTGCCAATACGCCAGAAGCAAGAGCTCGCGGCTATCAACCCGGACGCTTTAGCTTCAACGTGAAAGGTGGCCGTTGTGAAAACTGCCAAGGGGATGGCTTAATCAAAGTTGAGATGCACTTCTTGCCTGATGTTTACGTCATGTGCGATGAGTGCCAAGGAAAGCGCTATAACCGAGAAACGCTCGATATCCTCTATAAAGGAAAATCAATTAATGATGTCCTTAATATGACCGTAGAGGAAGCTTATCAATTTTTTGATGCCATTCCTGTGGTCCATCGCCGCTTAGAAACTCTCATGGAAGTAGGATTAAGCTATATTACGCTTGGGCAAAATGCGACAACCCTTTCAGGCGGAGAGGCGCAGCGTGTAAAACTCTCTCGCGAGCTTTCAAAACGTGATACGGGTAAAACAGTCTATATCCTTGATGAACCCACTACAGGGCTTCACTTTCACGATATTGCCCAACTACTTCAAGTCATTCATACGCTTCGAGATAAAGGCAATACCGTTATCATCATCGAGCATAACTTAGATGTAATTAAAACTGCCGACTGGCTCATTGATATCGGCCCTGAAGGTGGCGCTAGAGGCGGCAATATTATCTTTGCCGGTACGCCAGAAGAGATCACAAAATGCAAAGAGAGCTATACGGGGAAATATCTTAAACCGCTTTTAGAGAAGAAGTAG
- a CDS encoding S41 family peptidase: MKKQMLPLLFFWILSTLSAPLIAKETTDIIIEQQNIELISKPEPSKMPIDELRLFSDIFEQLKNNYVDPISDKELIQNAIKGMLALDPHSKYYPKEEYQRIQNQTSGSFAGIGIETRLDANHQVLIIEKVFDNSPAFKAQLKVKDQITKINNEDVSMINPKEYENTLQGKVDTNITLTILREGETFDYTLKRQNIHTPSLSNAQLYNHEFAYFKLGRFQQKSDEELVNALMALEVEAKTENSEIHGVILDLRDNRGGLLTAAIAVADLFLDEGLITYTSGQSERFKDRYEAKKGDIITDIPLIILINSQSASGSEIVAGALQDHSRALIVGERSYGKGSIQSIQPLKNGDAIRYTSARYYTPNGNSIQNYGITPDVILPNISAKINTQETSREVDNIGHLENSNDPNNQSRMPANFADLIEQGDFPLYEALNILKAISYSSNIVK, encoded by the coding sequence ATGAAAAAACAGATGCTCCCCCTTCTCTTCTTCTGGATTTTAAGCACGCTTAGCGCACCTTTAATCGCTAAAGAAACGACCGACATTATAATTGAACAACAAAATATTGAGCTCATTTCAAAACCTGAGCCTAGTAAGATGCCTATCGATGAGCTACGTCTATTTAGTGATATTTTTGAACAGCTTAAAAATAATTATGTCGATCCAATTAGCGATAAAGAGCTCATTCAAAATGCAATAAAAGGCATGCTTGCGCTAGATCCTCACTCAAAATATTATCCCAAAGAGGAGTATCAGCGTATTCAAAACCAAACATCAGGCTCCTTTGCCGGCATTGGGATTGAAACTCGCTTAGATGCGAATCATCAAGTACTCATTATCGAAAAAGTCTTCGATAATAGCCCTGCTTTTAAAGCGCAATTAAAAGTGAAAGATCAGATCACGAAAATTAATAACGAAGATGTTTCAATGATCAATCCTAAAGAGTACGAGAATACGCTTCAAGGAAAAGTTGACACCAACATCACACTCACCATTTTACGAGAAGGTGAAACCTTTGATTACACCTTAAAGCGCCAAAACATTCATACTCCAAGCCTTTCAAATGCGCAGCTCTACAATCATGAATTTGCTTATTTTAAGCTAGGTCGCTTCCAACAAAAAAGCGATGAAGAGCTCGTTAACGCACTGATGGCACTTGAAGTAGAAGCTAAAACAGAAAATTCTGAAATTCATGGCGTTATTCTCGATCTACGAGATAACCGAGGAGGATTACTCACTGCGGCTATCGCTGTTGCGGACCTTTTTCTTGATGAAGGATTAATTACCTATACTTCAGGACAATCAGAACGCTTTAAAGATCGTTATGAAGCCAAAAAGGGCGATATCATTACAGATATTCCGCTTATTATCCTTATCAATTCACAGTCTGCTTCTGGCTCTGAGATCGTAGCTGGTGCACTCCAAGATCATTCACGGGCACTTATTGTTGGTGAGAGAAGTTACGGCAAAGGCTCCATTCAAAGTATTCAACCACTTAAAAATGGAGATGCTATTCGCTATACATCTGCCCGCTATTACACCCCTAATGGAAACTCCATCCAAAACTATGGCATCACTCCCGATGTGATACTGCCCAATATCAGTGCTAAAATTAACACCCAAGAAACTTCTCGTGAAGTGGATAATATCGGCCATTTAGAAAATAGTAATGATCCTAATAATCAATCTCGAATGCCGGCAAACTTTGCTGACCTGATTGAACAAGGGGATTTCCCGCTCTATGAAGCGCTCAATATCCTAAAAGCGATCAGCTACTCGAGCAATATCGTAAAATAG
- the gpmI gene encoding 2,3-bisphosphoglycerate-independent phosphoglycerate mutase: MSKPKPIVLCILDGWGFSNETENNAIATANTPNWDHMRETGAVTFIKTSGEAVGLPDGQMGNSEVGHMNIGAGRIVNQDFTRITKDVRSGEFNNNPILNTTMDDLLKTDRALHVFGLLSPGGVHSDEKHIFALIELAASKGLEKIYLHAFLDGRDMPPQSAKPSLEKADALFAKLGKGRLATMIGRYFAMDRDNRWERVEQAYDLVSQGLGQYQADTALQGLENAYARGENDEFVKATVIGESVKINDGDAVIFMNFRADRAREISYPFVQADFEGFKPKHLPKLSHFVSLTQYKADLPTEIAYPPLELNNGLGEVLANEGLTQLRIAETEKYPHVTFFFNGGREKVFEGEERILVNSPKVATYDLQPEMSAPEVTAKLVEAVESEKFDVIICNYANPDMVGHTGVFEAIVKAIEAVDTGLGKVYDAVKKVGGEMLVTADHGNAEKTWDDKTNQPHTAHTTTPVPLIYVGKRATLEPDGALCDLAPTILYLLGVTQPKEMTGKNLIHFQ, translated from the coding sequence ATGTCAAAACCTAAACCGATTGTTCTTTGCATCCTCGATGGATGGGGATTTAGTAACGAAACTGAAAATAACGCTATTGCAACAGCAAATACACCAAACTGGGATCATATGCGTGAAACTGGGGCGGTGACCTTCATTAAAACTTCAGGAGAAGCGGTAGGTTTACCTGATGGACAGATGGGGAACTCTGAAGTTGGGCATATGAATATTGGTGCTGGTCGCATTGTAAACCAAGATTTTACCCGCATTACCAAAGATGTTCGTAGTGGAGAATTTAATAATAATCCAATATTAAATACCACCATGGATGACCTCTTAAAAACAGATCGTGCGCTTCATGTCTTTGGACTTCTCTCCCCCGGCGGCGTTCACTCAGATGAAAAGCATATCTTTGCACTCATTGAGCTTGCGGCTAGTAAAGGCTTAGAAAAAATCTATCTTCATGCATTTTTAGATGGACGTGATATGCCACCACAATCAGCAAAACCCTCTTTGGAAAAGGCTGATGCACTCTTTGCTAAACTAGGCAAAGGACGCTTAGCAACAATGATTGGTCGTTATTTTGCGATGGATCGTGATAATCGCTGGGAACGTGTGGAGCAAGCTTATGATCTTGTGAGCCAAGGTTTAGGTCAATATCAAGCGGATACCGCTCTTCAAGGATTAGAAAATGCTTATGCCCGTGGCGAAAATGATGAATTTGTCAAAGCAACCGTTATTGGGGAGTCAGTAAAAATCAATGATGGTGATGCGGTAATCTTTATGAACTTTCGTGCTGACCGTGCTCGTGAAATTAGCTATCCATTTGTTCAGGCTGATTTTGAAGGCTTTAAACCAAAACACCTGCCTAAACTCTCCCATTTTGTCTCATTGACACAATATAAAGCAGATCTTCCAACGGAGATTGCCTATCCACCACTTGAGCTCAACAATGGCCTTGGCGAAGTTCTGGCTAATGAAGGTTTAACACAGCTTCGTATTGCCGAGACTGAAAAATATCCTCACGTCACCTTCTTCTTTAATGGTGGCCGTGAAAAAGTCTTTGAAGGCGAGGAGCGTATTTTAGTAAACTCTCCTAAAGTTGCAACCTATGACCTTCAACCAGAGATGAGCGCACCAGAAGTAACTGCGAAACTTGTTGAAGCGGTAGAGTCTGAGAAATTTGATGTCATTATCTGTAACTATGCAAATCCGGATATGGTTGGTCATACCGGCGTTTTTGAAGCAATTGTTAAAGCAATTGAAGCGGTAGATACAGGTCTTGGCAAAGTTTATGACGCGGTCAAAAAAGTAGGTGGTGAGATGCTCGTCACCGCTGATCATGGAAATGCGGAAAAAACATGGGATGATAAAACTAATCAACCTCATACAGCGCATACGACAACACCCGTTCCACTCATCTACGTAGGTAAACGCGCAACCTTAGAGCCTGATGGTGCACTTTGTGACTTAGCACCAACAATTCTCTATCTTTTAGGGGTAACGCAGCCAAAAGAGATGACTGGTAAAAATCTCATTCATTTCCAATAA
- the tatA gene encoding Sec-independent protein translocase subunit TatA produces MGSFSIWHWAILLVVVLLVFGTAKLKNAGKDLGSAVKGFKDAVKDGEKEAKGEASSQNIENKSAAKDETVVDEQKNSRVE; encoded by the coding sequence ATGGGTTCATTTAGTATTTGGCATTGGGCAATTCTTTTAGTTGTTGTGCTCTTAGTATTTGGCACGGCAAAATTAAAAAATGCAGGTAAAGATTTAGGCTCCGCAGTAAAAGGCTTTAAGGATGCTGTAAAAGACGGCGAGAAAGAAGCAAAAGGGGAAGCATCATCTCAAAATATTGAGAACAAGAGTGCGGCAAAAGATGAAACAGTTGTTGATGAGCAAAAAAATAGCCGTGTGGAGTAA
- the tatB gene encoding Sec-independent protein translocase protein TatB encodes MFGISSTEFLIILVIALVVIGPQKLPEMIRTVGKFVGKIQHFTRSIKNELTNELELDEIKKSIEELKQSSELQKLRSELNSAKTDVERSFNEFESSALETKSQVETEAKKLDAYLETYDAPEKGLADKVRALKPSERGEMDDEESFDIAFDEAFLKSEAEFIDDHASLDDEIMTEAPRGFAGKVETDPDPGKIIRRIVQMRQAEIAASTDDKVAKQFAFLEAKQSRKLLDDSEIRRRMTVRQLELNR; translated from the coding sequence ATGTTTGGAATTAGTAGCACTGAGTTTTTGATTATTCTTGTGATCGCGCTGGTGGTCATTGGGCCGCAAAAACTCCCTGAGATGATTCGTACCGTCGGTAAATTTGTAGGTAAGATTCAGCATTTCACAAGAAGTATTAAGAATGAGCTGACAAATGAGCTTGAGCTTGATGAGATTAAAAAATCTATCGAAGAGTTAAAGCAAAGCTCAGAATTACAAAAGTTAAGAAGCGAGTTAAATAGCGCCAAAACGGATGTTGAGCGATCATTTAATGAGTTTGAGTCTTCTGCTTTAGAGACAAAGTCACAAGTTGAGACTGAGGCTAAAAAATTAGATGCTTATTTAGAGACTTATGATGCACCAGAAAAAGGTTTAGCAGATAAGGTTCGAGCATTAAAACCTTCTGAAAGAGGTGAAATGGATGATGAAGAGTCATTTGATATTGCTTTTGATGAGGCATTTTTAAAGTCTGAAGCAGAATTTATAGATGATCATGCATCACTTGATGATGAGATCATGACTGAAGCGCCAAGAGGTTTTGCCGGCAAAGTTGAAACAGATCCTGATCCGGGTAAAATTATCCGTAGAATTGTGCAGATGCGCCAAGCGGAGATTGCCGCGAGTACGGATGATAAAGTTGCGAAACAATTTGCGTTTTTAGAAGCAAAACAGTCTCGTAAATTATTAGATGATAGTGAGATTAGAAGACGAATGACGGTTCGTCAATTAGAGCTCAATCGTTAA
- the cmoA gene encoding carboxy-S-adenosyl-L-methionine synthase CmoA, which yields MNDRSIQYLFEQSEPDSIYAQKRQCGKFAFNEEVVKVFPDMIRRSASGYTTIVENIGNLAPIFAKENSLIYDLGSSLGAVSMVLRSAIKTANTSIIAIDNSAAMVEKSREYLKAQEMMFESLLPIEVIEADITTYPYERASLFAMNFTLQFIPREKRLALLTKIADSLLPGGALFMSEKLRFEDAREHEVLNNLHMQFKRSQGYSELEIAQKRESLEDVMKIDTFEEHKARLLKAGFSEVYLWFQCLNFSSILAIK from the coding sequence GTGAACGATCGTTCAATTCAATATCTTTTTGAGCAATCAGAACCTGATTCGATCTATGCTCAAAAAAGACAATGTGGAAAATTTGCCTTTAACGAAGAAGTGGTAAAGGTGTTTCCAGATATGATTCGTCGCTCAGCTTCAGGCTATACGACGATTGTTGAAAATATTGGAAATCTTGCACCCATTTTTGCCAAAGAAAATAGCTTAATCTATGATTTAGGGAGCTCGCTTGGGGCGGTATCTATGGTGCTAAGAAGCGCTATAAAGACTGCCAATACTTCTATTATCGCTATTGATAATTCTGCGGCCATGGTGGAAAAATCAAGAGAGTATTTAAAAGCCCAAGAGATGATGTTTGAGTCTTTATTACCGATTGAGGTTATTGAGGCTGATATCACTACTTACCCTTATGAGAGAGCATCTCTTTTTGCGATGAATTTTACGCTGCAATTTATTCCTCGAGAAAAGCGTCTAGCTCTTTTAACGAAGATTGCTGATAGCTTATTGCCGGGCGGGGCACTTTTTATGTCAGAGAAGCTTCGTTTTGAAGATGCGCGTGAGCATGAGGTGTTAAATAATCTTCATATGCAGTTTAAGCGCTCGCAAGGTTATTCAGAATTAGAGATCGCCCAAAAGCGGGAATCTTTAGAAGATGTGATGAAGATCGATACCTTTGAAGAGCATAAAGCGCGTTTACTTAAGGCTGGATTTAGCGAAGTTTATCTCTGGTTTCAATGCCTCAATTTCTCCTCTATTTTAGCAATTAAGTAA
- the cmoB gene encoding tRNA 5-methoxyuridine(34)/uridine 5-oxyacetic acid(34) synthase CmoB, with translation MIHLDALVAHFKGQKIGRFTDQVPALLADTLRKKHGDSPRWEHALLDLPAFTNLEVDLNNGVILKGDTDETALHDALKRLMPWRKGPFQFSETLVDTEWRSDFKWDRVSEHLDLANKNILDVGCGNSYYGYRMLGKGAKSVIGVDPNWLFLYQYLSVRQYLPQAPIWQLPMTLEEMPEELECFDMTFSMGVFYHRRSPIDHLYQLKGTLKPGGELVLETIVIDGDKDTVLMPDDRYAQMRNVWYLPSVAALKLWLERVGFVDVRCVDLSKTSIDEQRTTKWMDYLSLPDFLDPEDDNKTIEGHPAPIRAVMLARKPC, from the coding sequence ATGATTCATTTAGATGCGTTAGTGGCGCATTTTAAAGGGCAGAAGATCGGTAGATTTACGGATCAAGTGCCGGCATTATTAGCAGATACGCTTCGTAAAAAGCATGGTGATAGCCCTCGCTGGGAGCATGCACTGTTAGATCTCCCCGCCTTTACAAATTTAGAAGTAGACCTGAATAATGGCGTAATTTTAAAAGGAGATACTGATGAAACGGCGCTTCATGATGCATTAAAAAGATTGATGCCATGGCGTAAAGGGCCTTTTCAGTTTAGTGAAACATTGGTAGATACAGAGTGGCGCTCTGATTTTAAATGGGATCGGGTAAGTGAACATTTAGATTTAGCGAATAAAAATATCTTAGATGTGGGTTGTGGCAATAGCTATTACGGTTATCGGATGCTTGGAAAAGGCGCAAAAAGCGTGATTGGCGTTGATCCTAACTGGTTATTTCTCTATCAATATCTCTCGGTTCGTCAATATCTTCCACAAGCGCCGATCTGGCAATTGCCCATGACTTTAGAAGAGATGCCAGAAGAGCTAGAATGTTTTGATATGACCTTTTCTATGGGCGTATTTTATCATCGCCGCTCGCCGATTGATCATCTTTATCAATTAAAGGGAACCTTAAAGCCTGGCGGGGAATTAGTATTGGAAACCATCGTCATTGATGGGGATAAAGATACGGTTTTAATGCCGGATGATCGCTATGCACAGATGCGAAATGTCTGGTATCTTCCATCGGTTGCGGCACTTAAACTTTGGCTTGAGCGAGTAGGTTTTGTGGATGTTCGTTGTGTAGATCTGTCAAAAACCAGCATTGATGAACAGCGAACAACAAAGTGGATGGATTATCTTTCATTGCCGGACTTTTTAGATCCGGAAGATGATAATAAAACCATTGAAGGGCATCCTGCTCCTATTCGGGCAGTGATGTTAGCTAGAAAGCCTTGTTAA